DNA from Aquaspirillum sp. LM1:
GATCCTTCTGCTCCTGAGCCGAAAATTCTATCCACTGTCACTACTGACATGTTGTCAGGTAATTCATTTGACTTTTTATCATATTCGGATCGTCGGTTGCTGGAAAAAGCCTACACTTACGCAGAAGACAATAATATTGACTTGGAGCAGGTGGATTTGCTGGCTTTTGATATGGCAGGTTATCGTATGGCAGGTCCTGGTGGGCATATTCCAAATAAACCAGGGAACTCCTATACGCTGGATGGCAAGTGGATAATAAATGCATTCGACGAGCGAGATACCAAAATTGCTTACCAAATCAAAAATGGCAAGGCAATGTTGAGTACTGAGTTTGATCGGGGGTTTTTGAATGAAGCACTAGACCCAGAAAAAGCGCCTACGCATGGCGTTGACTTTGCCTTTCTAGCCAAAATGGTGAAAGAGTTTTCCGACCAAGCCGGCCAGCCAGATGAAAATCTCCAGATGCCAGATGACCCCAATCGTCGCTATGCTGAACCAGGGCGAGGGTCGTATCTGGTCGAAACCCTCAACGGCAAAAAACCGCCCACCCATCCAGATAATCTGGGCAAAAATGCCGACGGCAGTGGGGATGTGCTGAATTACCTGACCAAGCAAGACCGCAAAAAACTGCTGCAGGCCTATCAAATGCTGATGTCGCTGGGCATGAGCACCGATCAGCTTGACCAAACCGCCACCAGCCTGGGGGCGGTGCGCATGCGCGAAGCCACCGGCCAATCGGCCCCGGCCAGCAGCACAAGCGCTACCCATAAAGCCACACGCGCATACAGCAGTCAGAACGGTTTGACCTCACTGCTGGATACCCTGAGCCCGGCCAATCGGCAAAAAAATCGCCAACCGGTCACGCAGATGTCCAAGGTGCTGGAGAAGCTGTTGATGGCAGAAAAGGCCGAGCAGACGGGGCGGGCCTGATAAAAAATAGCGGATGTGTGCCATGTCCTCCGAATAATGTGTCCATGATGAGTTGGGTTATTCGGAGGATATATTACATCAGCCATCACGAAAATTGGTTACACCCTGAGAAGGCATAATACATGAGCAATATTTCTTACCTGGGCGCAAGCAATAGCGTCTACCAAGCAAAGAATGCTGCTATAGCTTCTTCTACCGTATCTGCTGATGCTTCATTAAAAAATCAAAATGCATCAAACACTCAAGTCACTTTGAGTGGTAAAGCTGTCATGCTGAGCCGGTTGTGGCGAATTAATGATCCTTCTGCATCTGCACCAAAAGTATTGTCCTCTGTTACCACTAATATGTTGACCGGTAATTCTTATGATTTTCTCTCAAGCTCAGATCGCAAGTTTCTTGAGAAGGCGTATACCTATGCACAAGAAAAGAATATTGATCTGGCCCAGGTAGATAATCTGGCTACTGATATGGCTGCATATAGAATGCTGTATGCTACAAATGGTCCTGGCCTTAGCGCAATTGGTCCGGGTAATATTTTTACTACAGATGGCAAAGAAATTGTTTATGCATTCAATGAGAGTGACTACTATACTGCTGAGCGTATCAAATCAGATTCAGCATTGTCTTCTACCGAAGTTGATGGTGGGTTTTTAAGATATGCTTTGGATCCATGGCAGAATTCTGTTCATGCTGTAGATTTTAAATTTCTGGAAAGAGTGGTGATTGATTTTTCTGCGGAAACAGGCCGGGCAATCAATGAAAATACGGCAACAGCAGGCAAGGCCAGTCCAGATCTCCATTTTGGTGTAAATGGGTACTACGTTAAAGAGAAATCCAGTACTTCCAGTAGCACATCCGACAAGGCCATAAATAATACGCCTAATGTATTAAGTTATCTGTCTGAGCAAGACAGAAAGCAATTGATTGGTGCTTATAAAATGCTGATGTCGCTGGGTATGAGCACCGAGCAACTGGATCAGGCCGCCACGCGCTTAGGGTCAATGCGCATGCATACGGTGACTGGACAATCCAGCGCAAGCAGCTATGCCTCAGCGCAAACTGCCAACAAAGCTATTGGGGCTTACCATCGTTCGGATAGTGCCTTTTCACTGTTTGATAGCATGCTTCCTGCCAACAAACCAAAGAACCACACGCTCATTGTCCAAATGTCGAGTGTACTGGAAAAGCTGCTGATGGCGGAAAAGGCCGAGCAAGGTTGAAGTACGAGTGTTGCTCAACACCAGATGGCGGCAAACGGGAGTTGGCCGCTTTTTCTTAACGCTTACGGAGAGCTATCATGAGCATAAGCGCAATAATCAGCCCAACATCATCCGGGGTGCAACTGTCTAAATCATCGGCAGCAAGCGCCAGCGCTCAAGAATCTCGCGCATCCCGTGGCCATGGTTTGATGCTTGAGCGCCTTTGGCGTATTAAAGACCCTGCTGCTGCTGAGCCAAAAGTGCTGTCCGTTGTAACTACAAACATGCTGACAGGTAATTCCTATGACTTTCTTTCTTCTTCTGATCGGAAGTTATTGGAAAAAGCTTATACTTATGCCGAGCAAAATAATATCAATCTTGAACAAGTTGATGCTCTCGCTTTTGACATGGCTGTCTATAGAATGGGCGTGGCTTCTGGTGGTTTAACATCAAATAAGCCTGGCGATATTTATACGCCTGATGGCAAGTGGGCTATTGCTGCTTTTGATGAGCGAGATACCAAGCTTGCCTATCAGATTAAAAATGGAAAAGCGGCCCTAAGCACACAGTTTGATCATGGCTTTCTCAATGAGATCTTTGATCCTGAAAAGCATTCGACACATGCGGTGGATTTCAGTTTTCTAGCCAAAATGGTGAAAGAGTTTTCCGACCAAGCCGGCCAGCCAGATGAAAATCTCCAGATGCCAGATGACCCCAATCGTCGCTATGCTGAACCAGGGCGAGGGTCGTATCTGGTCGAAACCCTCAACGGCAAAAAACCGCCCACCCATCCAGATAATCTGGGCAAAAATGCCGACGGCAGTGGGGATGTGCTGAATTACCTGACCAAGCAAGACCGCAAAAAACTGCTGCAGGCCTATCAAATGCTGATGTCGCTGGGCATGAGCACCGATCAGCTTGACCAAACCGCCACCAGCCTGGGGGCGGTGCGTATGCGCGAAGCCACCGGCCAATCGGCCCCGGCCAGCAGCACAAGCGCTACCCATAAAGCCACACGCGCATACAGCAGTCAGAACGGTTTGACCTCACTGCTGGATACCCTGAGCCCAGCCAATCGGCAAAAAAATCGCCAACCGGTCACGCAGATGTCCAAGGTGCTGGAAAAGCTGTTGATGGCGGAAAAGGCCGAGCAGGCAGGGCGGGCCTGACTGAGGGCGTGAGGGGGATCCTATTTTGGCTCAACCCGGCCACATCAGCGCGGTGGTCACCAGCAAAAAGCCGATGAACACGCTGCGCAGCCAGCGCTCTGGCAGGCGGCGGGCGCAGGCCACGCCCCAGGAAATGGTGGAGAGCCCGCCCAGCGCCATGGGCAGGCCCAGCGACCAGCTGACCTGCCCGGCGCTGGCATAGGTGCTCAGCGCAATCAGCGAGCCGGGTACCACCAGCGCCAGCGCCAGCCCCTGCGCAGCGGCCTGGCGATGACCAAAGCCGCGTACCAGCATCGGCGTGGCCACCAGCCCGCCCCCTACGGTAAACAGCCCGGAAAACACCCCGCTGACCACCCCCACCACCGGCAGATAACGGGCAGACAACACCCGTGGCTGCGGTGCGTGCGCCCGTGGCGGGCGTGCCACCAGCCAGCACAGATACACACATAGCCCAAGCAAAAAGCCGATAAACACCCATTGCAGGGTGTGATGGTCCAGCCCCACTGCCAGCCGCGCTGCCGGGTAGGAGGCCAGCATGGCAATGCCGCCCAGGCCCAGCGCCCGGCTCAGTGGGATGGCGTGGTGCTGACGGTAGCGGTAAAACGCCAGCAGCACATTGGGCACAATCATCACCAGCGCGGTGCCCTGCGCCATGGATTGATCCATGCCAAACCACAGCGCCAGCACCGGAATGGCCAGCAGCCCGCCGCCAATGCCCAGCAAGCCACCCACCCCGCCCAGCGCGGCCCCCAGCACCGCGCCCAGCCCGGTGACTGTCAGCAATGCCCCGATTTCGCCTGGCTGTCCCATGCCGGGTGTCCTTGTGTGTGTCAGTGTGGCATTCAGTGTAATCCGATATTTACAGGCTTATAATGCCCGGCCATAACAAGCTATTCTTGTGCTGGAGGGCAATAATGGACGGGCTATCCGATCTGGCGTTCTTTACCGCCTTACTGCGCGCCGGCAGCCTGGCGGCGCTGGCGCGCGAGCAGGGCGTGACCCCGCCCGTGATCAGCCGGCGGCTGGCGGCGCTGGAGGCGCGGCTGGGCTTGCGCTTATTGCAGCGCACCACCCGGCGCATGCACCTGACCCAGGAAGGCGAGCTGTACGCGCAACGCGGCCAGGCGCTGCTGGACGAACTGCACGCGCTGGAAGCCGACGTGGCTGCCCGCCATCTGGCCCCGCGCGGACTGTTGCGGGTAAATGCCTCGTTTGGCTTTGGCCGTTGCCATATTGCCCCGGCTGTCAGTGACTTTGCCCGCTGCTACCCGCAGGTGGGGGTGCAACTGACGCTGACCGACCGGCCAATGAATCTGGTGGAAACCGGTCTTGATCTGGGCATCCGCGTGGGCGGCCTGCCCGACAGCCGCGACCACGCCTGCCGGCTGGCGGCCAATCGCCGGCTGCTGTGCGCCGCGCCAGACTATCTGGCGCGCTGCCCGGCACCCACTACGCCGGAGGCGCTGGGACGGCATCAGTGCATTGTGATCCGGGAAAACAATCAGGCGTATGGCAACTGGCAGCTGCGTCAGGGCCACCGGCAGGTGACGGTGAAGGTGGATGGCGCGCTGTCCACCAACGATGGCAGCACCGCACTGGCATGGGGGCTGGCCGGCCACGGCATTTTATTGCGCTCCACCTGGGAAATTGCGCCGCTGCTGCGCAGTGGCCAGTTGATTGAAGTCTTGCCGCACTGGCAGTTTCCCCCGGCGGACGTGTATGCGGTCTATCCGCAACGCGCCCACGCGCCAGCCAAGCTACGGGTGTTTGTCGATTTCTTGCTGGCGCGCTTTGCCGGGCATCGTGGGCCAGATCCACAGGCGGCGTGGTAGCGCTTATTTTGGCAGCATCAGCGCCACGGTCACGATCAGGAACAGCACAAAAATGCCACGCAGCTTGCGGTCGGGCAGTTTCTGCGCCAGCGCCACCCCGTGCGAGATGGTGGTCAGCCCGCCAATCGCCATGGGGAAGCCCAGCCACCAGTTCACCACGCCCGCGTGGGTGTAGGTGGCCATCGCCACCAGTGAGCTGGGCACGATCATGCACAGCGCCAACCCTTGTGCGGCTGCTTGGCGGTAGCCAAACAGCCGCACCAGCATCGGCGAAGACACCGTGCCGCCGCCCACGGTAAACAGCCCGGAAAACGCCCCGGCCACCACTGCAACCAGCGGTAACCAGCGGGCGGGCAGTATACGCGGCGGCGCATCGCCGGCGCGGCGGGCGTACAACTGCCAGCTGAGGTAGGCAATCAGCCAGAGCAGAAAGCCAATGAATATCCAGCGCAGCGTGGCATTGTCCAGCGACACCGCCAGCCGCGCTGCCGGGTAAGACACCAGGATCGAGATCAAGCCCAGGCTGGCGGCCAGTTTCAGTGCAATCGGGTGGTGCTGGGAGTAGCGCCAGAACGCTATCACCACATTGGGGGCAATCATCACCAGTGCGGTGCCCTGCGCCACAGATTGATCCATACCAAACCACAGCGCCAGCACCGGAATGGCCAGAATGCCCCCGCCAATGCCCAGCAAGCCGCCACAAAAGCCCAGCGCTGCGCCCAATAGCAGCATTCCCGGCCACACCACATACCAAGTAGACATACCTATGCATTCGTTCTGGTTTAACTCGGCGCCCAGTGTAATCCATTCGCTTGTCCTGAGCGTGAAGGCGGGCAAGAAAATGATCGATATGGCGTATGCCGCCAGCGTGCTGGCTGCCAGGGCGTGGCCGCTGATGACGCCCGCCCTCTTGCCTTGTCCGGGGCGATCCCCTCTAATAGGCGGTTCCCGATAGCGTTGATAGATCATGGTTGCCGTTACCCGCCCGCTGGCCGATTCTCTGGCCGATGCCGCCGACCCCCAGCTCTGGCTGGCCGGCCTGGCTCCGCAATACTCCCCGGCTGAATTCGCCTTGGTGGAAAAAGCCTTCCACGCCGCGCGTGCGCTCTACCAGGGCCACCGTCTGGCGCATACCCAGGAGGACATGTTCAGCCATGCCGTGGCCGCCGCCGCCATTGTGGCCGACCTCAACCTGCTGGCCGATGCGGTGATGGCGGCGCTGCTGTTTGCCGCGCCGGATTTGCGCGAGGACAGCGAAGCCTGGCTCAGCCAGGAGTTCAACCCGGTGGTGGCCGGGCTGGTGCTGGGCGGCTCGCGGGTGCGCAAGATTCAGGAGCTGGGCAGCCAGCACGACGCTGCCACGCCCGAGGCGCGCAGCCGTCAGGCCGAGGCGATGCGCCAGATGCTGCTGGCCATGGTGGCGGATATCCGCGTGGTGCTGATCAAACTGGCCTGGCGCACGCAAACCATGTACCACCTGTCGCGGGTGGCCGATGAAGCCGTGCGCCGCCGGGTGGCCAGCGAAACGCTGGACATCTTTGCCCCACTGGCCAACCGGCTGGGGGTGTGGCAGATCAAGTGGGAGCTGGAAGACCTGGCGTTTCGCCACCTTGAGCCCGACACCTACAAGAAAATTGCCAAACTGCTGGACGAACGCCGGCTGGATCGGCTCAGCTATATCGAACAGGTGCTGACCACCCTGCGCGGCGAGCTGGCGGGGGCCGGGCTGCACGCCGACGTGGCGGGCCGACCCAAGCACATTTACAGCATCTGGAAAAAGATGCGTAAAAAGAACCTGGATTTTTCCGAGCTGTACGACATCCGCGCCGTGCGCATTCTGGTGGATAGCCACAAGGACTGCTACACCGCGCTGGGGCTGATTCACAGCCTGTGGCAGCCGGTGCCTGGCGAGTTTGACGACTACATCAACCAGCCCAAGGCCAACGACTACAAAAGCCTGCACACGGCGGTGATTGGCCCGGAAGATAAAGTGGTCGAGGTGCAGATCCGCACCTTCGAGATGCACGAGCACGCCGAATTTGGCGTGGCCGCGCACTGGCGCTACAAGGAAGGCGGCAAGGGCGATAGTGCTTACGAAGAAAAAATTGCCTGGCTGCGCCAGCTGCTGGACTGGCGCGAGGAAGTGTCCGACCGCACCGGCCTGGCCGATGCCTTCCAGACCGAGCTGTTTGCCGACACCATCTACGTGATGACGCCGGTGGGCAAGGTGCTTAGCCTGCCCACCGGTGCCACGCCCATCGACTTTGCCTACGCGGTGCATACCAATCTGGGGCATCGCTGCCGGGGGGCCAAGGTGGACGGCCAGATTGTGCCCTTGTCCACGCCCTTGCATAACGGCCAGCGGGTGGAAATCCTCACGGTGAAAGAAGGCGGCCCGTCGATCAACTGGCTGCACGATGGCTGGGTGACCAGCCACCGCGCCATCAGCAAGATTCGCCAGTGGATTCGCCAGCAGAACGCCCATATCGCCATCGACGCCGGACGGGCGTTGTTCGACAAGGAACTGGCGCGCCTGCCCGGCCTGCAGCCCAATCTGGACGCGCTGGCCGAGCGCCTGCAGGCGCGCAATATGGACGAGGTGTTTGCCGCGCTGGGCCATGGTGAGCTGTCGCTGAAGGCCCTGCAT
Protein-coding regions in this window:
- a CDS encoding sulfite exporter TauE/SafE family protein, which translates into the protein MGQPGEIGALLTVTGLGAVLGAALGGVGGLLGIGGGLLAIPVLALWFGMDQSMAQGTALVMIVPNVLLAFYRYRQHHAIPLSRALGLGGIAMLASYPAARLAVGLDHHTLQWVFIGFLLGLCVYLCWLVARPPRAHAPQPRVLSARYLPVVGVVSGVFSGLFTVGGGLVATPMLVRGFGHRQAAAQGLALALVVPGSLIALSTYASAGQVSWSLGLPMALGGLSTISWGVACARRLPERWLRSVFIGFLLVTTALMWPG
- a CDS encoding LysR family transcriptional regulator, producing the protein MDGLSDLAFFTALLRAGSLAALAREQGVTPPVISRRLAALEARLGLRLLQRTTRRMHLTQEGELYAQRGQALLDELHALEADVAARHLAPRGLLRVNASFGFGRCHIAPAVSDFARCYPQVGVQLTLTDRPMNLVETGLDLGIRVGGLPDSRDHACRLAANRRLLCAAPDYLARCPAPTTPEALGRHQCIVIRENNQAYGNWQLRQGHRQVTVKVDGALSTNDGSTALAWGLAGHGILLRSTWEIAPLLRSGQLIEVLPHWQFPPADVYAVYPQRAHAPAKLRVFVDFLLARFAGHRGPDPQAAW
- a CDS encoding sulfite exporter TauE/SafE family protein is translated as MSTWYVVWPGMLLLGAALGFCGGLLGIGGGILAIPVLALWFGMDQSVAQGTALVMIAPNVVIAFWRYSQHHPIALKLAASLGLISILVSYPAARLAVSLDNATLRWIFIGFLLWLIAYLSWQLYARRAGDAPPRILPARWLPLVAVVAGAFSGLFTVGGGTVSSPMLVRLFGYRQAAAQGLALCMIVPSSLVAMATYTHAGVVNWWLGFPMAIGGLTTISHGVALAQKLPDRKLRGIFVLFLIVTVALMLPK
- a CDS encoding bifunctional (p)ppGpp synthetase/guanosine-3',5'-bis(diphosphate) 3'-pyrophosphohydrolase, which gives rise to MVAVTRPLADSLADAADPQLWLAGLAPQYSPAEFALVEKAFHAARALYQGHRLAHTQEDMFSHAVAAAAIVADLNLLADAVMAALLFAAPDLREDSEAWLSQEFNPVVAGLVLGGSRVRKIQELGSQHDAATPEARSRQAEAMRQMLLAMVADIRVVLIKLAWRTQTMYHLSRVADEAVRRRVASETLDIFAPLANRLGVWQIKWELEDLAFRHLEPDTYKKIAKLLDERRLDRLSYIEQVLTTLRGELAGAGLHADVAGRPKHIYSIWKKMRKKNLDFSELYDIRAVRILVDSHKDCYTALGLIHSLWQPVPGEFDDYINQPKANDYKSLHTAVIGPEDKVVEVQIRTFEMHEHAEFGVAAHWRYKEGGKGDSAYEEKIAWLRQLLDWREEVSDRTGLADAFQTELFADTIYVMTPVGKVLSLPTGATPIDFAYAVHTNLGHRCRGAKVDGQIVPLSTPLHNGQRVEILTVKEGGPSINWLHDGWVTSHRAISKIRQWIRQQNAHIAIDAGRALFDKELARLPGLQPNLDALAERLQARNMDEVFAALGHGELSLKALHQALTSFAPPEPPADLDPESLVRRSRAGHDAGGILIEGVDNLMTVLAKCCKPAPPDPVVGFVTRGRGISIHRVNCRTLKRLSSEAPERLITADWGRQDHSLFAIDVEVIARDRPGLLRDLSDILSRDKVNVTAVHTLSREAHARMRLTLEVRHVQDIQRVLFHVMEVKGVLEARRV